In Mesoplodon densirostris isolate mMesDen1 chromosome 15, mMesDen1 primary haplotype, whole genome shotgun sequence, the DNA window CTTGCTCCCTATGAGCCTCACAGACCCCTAAGAGGAGCATGTTTATAGAGGCGGATGCTGGGGCTTGGAGGTTAATAAGCACCTTGCCCAAGCTCCCCCAAACGAAGTGTGAAACAGAGGCACGTCCGAGCCCTCCTCAGCCCCGGGCCCACAGCGGCCAGCTGTCTCCTGTGTGCGCAGCACCTGGCCCTGCACAGTGCCGAGCAGCAGAAGCTGATGCGAGCCGACCTGCATCGCCAGCACACCTTGCTGTACAGGGCGCTGCAGACCTGGGGGGTAGGAGAAGCTGCTTTCCTCCAAATCTCCTTGCCTGGTAGGGAAGGGGGTTCTGGAGGCTTTGTTTCCCTTCCTtgttcttcctgcctctcccaaAACAGAGTAGTAATTCCACAAGACTCAGGGCAAGTGCCCTGGCCAGTGGGTCTTACACTGCAGAGCTAAGTTCTCCCATCCTTGCCCGGGGTACCAGCCTTACCACCAGGGGGGCTCCTTGTCAGGGGTCCAGTGGTTGGACTCACCAGGTGAGAGCTTAGCAAGTCCTCTCCCTGTTGTTGGGTGGGCTCCTGCCCACTCCCCGCCCTCTGTGGTGAGCGCTCTGGGCATCACAGCCCCTGCACCTCTGCAGCTGCCTGAGAGTGGGGAGTGGTGTGGGCCTGGGGCAGCCTCCAGTCCTCCTGGTCATCTGCAGGTTTACCAGAGCCGGGTGCGGAGCGTCCTTCAGGAGGTGGCAGCCAGGGAGAGCCAGCACGAGAGGCGGCTGCTGCGGTGAGTCTCCACGGCCCCAGCCCAGCCTGAGGAACAGGGAACAGACTACAGACCCGGATGGGTTGGGGGCCCTAACGAGGGCCAGGCGATGGGGCCTGGCTGCCTCGTGCTGCTCAGAGAGTGGCTTTGGCTTTTCCACAGCAAGCACCGTTCCCTGGGCCCCTCATGTCTTGCCACCCGCACTGTGTGCAGAGCCAGGActctgggaagcagctgcaccatCTCCTGCGTGTCTCACTCGTCTGAGCGCCTCTCCCTGCCCAGTTCAGACCTGCAGGATTCGCCTTTTCACCTCCTCTCAGCTCCCAGtcagtccccccacccccggctctCCAGGCTGGGACCATCTGTGTCTCTCACACCCGTGGACTCACTTATACCCCTCGGCTCCACTGCCTCCAAAGCCTGTCCCGCAGCTCCTGCTGAGCCAACCTCTACCCTATTCCCTCCCTCATTGCCGCTCTTTCTTTTCCTGCCTCTGTGTTTGTTTAGCACATGCTGTTCCAGGCTGCCCATGCCCTTCCCCCATTTTCCCCATCTCCACCTCTCTTATCATGGATGCATCACCTGTGTCACCGTCACCTGGAAACGGCTTAGTGTTCCCTGTGGTGCGTGAATGCACGAGGCTGCGGTGCCTGTGGTGCTCCCACGGCACCTGCACAGAGCAGCTCAGCCTTGTGCAGTGTGTGCAGTTTCAACGTAAATGTGGCTGTCAGCACGACAGATACACTTGGGCATGGGGAGACCTGGATGCAGGACCGGGCTGAAGAGCCTCGCAGTGTTCACACCCATATCACTCTGTCCCCCCATGTACCCGCAGGGGTGCATTACGTCGCTGGAGAGAGAATGCTGTGGCCCAAGCGGACGAAGCAAAGAAAGCCTCTCGAGCAGCAGCTCACTACAGAAGGACCCTGTGCTCCAAGGTGGGCCCTGGCAAGCCAGCTGGCTGCCAGGGGGTGGGGGCCGTGTTCCTGTGAAGGGGTGACGTTGGGGGTGGCTGTGGAGGTTTGAGCTGAATGAGGAGCCTAGAAAACGAGATGGCTCCCTTCTCCAGCACACACAGCTGTGCCCACAGGTGGGTTTCTTCACTTGTTTATTGTACTGAAGTATGAACCAATATCCATTAAAACAAAAGCATGGCATGTAGTGAGTATGAACCAGCTCTTACCAGAACCAGTATTTCCCACACACGTGGAATTTTCCGCTGGGACAAATCCTGTAAGTCACCACACCTCTGTCCCTTTGTGTTGGCACAGGATGCTTGGGTgccccccttcccccatcctGCTCATCGGCCTCGCGGGATTCGTGGCTGTGCGGGCTTTCCGTAGAGCATGCAGGAATGTGAGGTCATTGGTCATTGTCGCTGGGAAGTGGCCCCCAAAATGCCACTTGGTGTGGCCTGGGCCCACGTGCTGGGGGAGGGACATGGCTATGAGAAGAAGACGTGTCACTAGACAGGAGACTCAAATGACATGACAGAGGTGGTCCCTGGACTCTGGGGTGTTTTAGAAGAAAGCAGTTTGCTGGGAGCCCCGCACTGGCGGCCGAGACTGTGCTCACAGCTTGGGAGCCTCCACAGATGTGTTAATTACACATGGTCAGGGCGCAGACTGCTCTCAGGAACACTCCGAGGCCAGCGTGTGTGTCCCCTCCCCTAGAAGGACGGTCAGGACTCTGCTTGGCTTCAGGGCTCAGAAGGGAGGAGGCCTTTGTGGGAGGATGGAGTTCGTGACTGTTTGGGGAGCGGGCATCCCCTGTGTTCTGCTACTGTGATTTCATATGTACCTCATGTGTGAAAGTGCGTGAAACGTAAGGCTTCCACTTAACAAATAGTAGAATGAAAGCCCACGTGAGGACTTGACTTCTTCGTGGCATGGTATGAAGTTTAGCTCCTCTGGTCCCGTCTCCTGAGATACAGGGCCTCCAGCGAGGGTGCTGGGCATGGTTGCCTGCCATCTGCGTGGACGGCAGGCGCTTCCTGGAACGTGTGTGAGGGCCGTATGCCTGGCCTCATTCCACGAGGAGCCACCTGCAGAGCTGGGGTGACCCCGGGGAGTCGGGACATGCCGTGATCACCCCTCTATTCTTCTGCCCCTTAGGTCCTGATCGCGTGGCGGGAGGCAGTGTCAGTGCAGATATACTACCGACAGCAGGAGGGCCAGGCTGTCAGGGACGCCCAGGTGGCGCTGAATAGGGGTAAGCGGGCCCGGAAGTGAAGAGAGGCCTGTGAAGGACACAGCTTTCTTTATTCTCCCAAGGTGCTTCCCctcagtctctgtctctttctcatgTGTATTAGCTTCCTGTTGCTGAGGTAACCAAGGAccatagactttaaaacaacagaaaattgtTCTCTGAGTCCAAACTcgggtgttggcagggctgtgctccctccgAAGGCTCTGGGGGAGGCCCCTTTCCTGCCTTGTCCAACTTCTGATGGCTCCCGgcaatccttgctgttcctcagGTTGTAGACAGGTCACTCCAGCCTCGGCCCTATTGTCACGTGTCTGTCttccctgtgtatgtgtgtgtctccttagaaggacaccagtcacacgGGATTAAGGGCCCAGCCCACTTCAGCTGTCAGTTACTGCACTGTACCAACCCTCTGCCCAAATAACATCAGCTCTGAGGTTCCAGGATGGACGTGAACTTGGTAGGGAGTAACTAACTATTCAGTCCAGGTACATCTTCACTTTCTCTTCCCAACTGATTGCCAACcagtttttattaaaatgaaaggcCAAGGCTTGAGACCTACAGAGAAATGCAGACACGGAGCTGGAACGGGGGACTTGGGGGTTGCCGGATGGGGCGCTTTGATGGGAAGGCGGCGGCTGCTTGTCAGGTCAGCCCCGTTGTGTCAGAGTCCGCTTCCTTGCCCGTTTAGGGAGCAGGGACTTGCCTGGTTGGCCCCAGGTAGTCCCGTGACCTGCTGTACAAACAGCCTGGGAAACGGTCCAGATGGAGCCTCTGTTCAAGAGACGCGTGGAAACAGAGGCCCTTGGCTCTGCTGCGGGGAGTCTGATGCTCTAAAGAGGCAGCTCCTtttagaataaatgagaaaacaaatggaaatggTTTAAATCAGACCAGAGAGAAAACGGACCAACTTGTTAAATTGGCTTAATAGCATTTGTTCCAGGACAATCCACTTAGGTTTGGTTCTGACTAGTTCTTGTGTTGATGAACACACATCCTGCTTCCCCCTGAATGGAATCCTGGGGTCCAGAATCCCGCACCTGGTCTGCCCTCAGCATGCTTCTCTGTGTCCTCAGGCTGCCCCTCGCCCCGGAAACCAGGGCTGTGTTTCTAGTCATTCCCAGGAAAGATGCCGAGGGGCTAAGCCCGTCCCTGGTCTCTGCTTGAACCAGAGTTTTGGCACCGGCGCTGCATGGGCCTTCCAGTTTGGGTCAGGTGGCCGCGGTGGGGAGGTGACAGGCACAAGACACAGCTAAAGCTTCTTCCCTCCTCTGACCTGCGGGCAGCAGCTTTCCTTAGGGTGGCAGCACGTGGCTGGCCCTGGGCTCGCTGTGTCCATTAGGGCTGGTATACAGGACTGGGGAGACCATGTGAGAAGACACTGTGTTGTCAGCACACAGCAGATGTGCAGTCAGTACCTGTGGGACCGTGTCTTGGCTTAATTAAGGCCTCTGTGTCTCAGGCACACCTTGGCTGTCCAGGGCTGGGCTAGGTGCTGCAAGAGGACAGAGTCGTGGACACTTACGCTCATCAGTGCTTGAGAGGTGCAGGCAGGGCCTCCTCTCAGCCTTGGTGTCTCCGTCTGTGGATGGGGATGATAGTACCTGCCTCTGGAGTTGATCATGAGGGTCCAGTGAGGCTAAGATATTCCCACGTAAAGCAGGACCTGGGAAATTTCAGCACTTAGTGCTAACGCCTCCAAGCTTGTGAACGTGGCTTTCCCTGCCCACCTCCGGCAGGTCCTGGAGGACACCCCATCTTGGCCTCTGTGCCTTGGGGTCAGCTCTCTTCTGTTGTCTCTAAAAGAAACTTCTCTTGGGgctgaagaagagggaaaaaatcaGAAGAGAGTGCTTGCTCCCTCAAGAGAGAATCTGGTGACACAGACTCAATGCAGGATGTGGCCCCTGCCTGCCTGTGGAGCTGGGGCAGGACACGGCCAGCAGACACCTTGCTTCTCCCCAGCCTGTCTCAGGCTGCCTGggcctctgagcctcattttcctccctgGAATATGGGGCCACTGTCTCCCACTTCCTCACACCCAGGGTCTTTTCGTTCATGTGCCCAGCAGCATCTTGTGGGCAGCTCCGCTGGGGCCCTGGCACACCTGCGGTCGCTGTGCACAGGCTTATGGCTGGGGGCGGGGTGTCCTTGGAGGGCCCAGTGGTAAGCAGCATATCTGGTTCCAGTCAGGGTGTGCATAGTCACTGAAGGTGGGTGGCCAGAGCTCTCCTCCCAGAGTGGCTACCGTCCACACGTGGTGTCTCACCGAGTGTGGGCTGACACCCCAGTTCTGTCCCCACACAGCCTTCTCCACCCTCTAAACTTTCACCGTTGCATAGTCATCCATATATTGATACTTCCTCTAAAAGAGCAAACTGACTCCGACCCGCCTTAGGCTGTCTCAGGACCTGGTTTCGGCGCTGGAGGGACCGCAGCCGGAGCGCAGCCCAGCAGAGGATCCAGATGGAGAGGGTGGCGCAGCATTACCGCCGGCAGCTGCTGCTGCAGGCCATGGCCCAGTGGAAGGTGCACCATCTGAGCTGCATCAGGAAGAGGGTGAGGCAGACAGCAACTCCCCGAGTTCCCCTGTGCGGCGGGGCTGTCTGGGCCAGGGGACCGCATCGCGGGGAGGAAAGGTCTTTCCAGAAGCACTTACTGCTTCCGTTGTGGATGCTGGGTGGTTGGAGCCCTGCGGGCACAAGGCTGCCCTTCTGGGTGTTCAGTGAAGGCTGGGGAAGCCGGCCTTCCGGGTAGAAGATGGCTCAGCAAAGAACTTGGTTCAGTGTGAACCATGCCTGTCAGAGCTGGGTGACCTACCGACGCATCTGGGCACCCCTGTCTGGGGCAGGAGGCCCTTGGCTTCAACCAGGACGACTCCTGGTGGTGGGAGGATGGTTCACTTGGGCCTGGAGCCTGCACTGCCCACAGGGGCTCCGGGTGTGGGCACCTGGCTGTACCAGGCACACAGCCTCCTGTGCGCGCTCTCTCCCCAGCTTCTGCAGAGACAGGCTGCCCAACTCCTGGCCCAGACACTCAGCCGGACCTGCTTCCACCAGTGGAGACAGCAGGTGGGAGCCGTGGAGAAGCCCCTTCTCGCTCCCCCTCCTCCCGCTGCCTCTTGAGCCTGCCTCTAGCTCATCATTTCTCATACCACCCTCTTCCCAGGGttcccccatccccagccacCTCCTGGCACCACCAGCTTCCTTCACTTGGAATCTGTTTAAGGCCAAGTCACTTCAGGGCCATGTTTCTACAGTGTCATGTTGAAAAATTGTCAGGGTAATATTCAGAAATTAATAGGAAATGCATTTTAGGTCTTTGCCAAGGCCTTGATAAAACACCCGGTGGGGCTGCGTCCTGCTCAGTGGCCCTTCACGGTCCAGGTCCCTCTCACCCTCGGGCCTGCAGTGCAAGCAGTCCCAGCTTTTCTCGCTGGAGCCTGCTGCACTGCCTCACTGCTCCGACCCCAGAGCTCCTGGCCTTCGTTCTTCCCAAAAGAGCTTCCTTGATCCCCACCACCTCAGGGAAGGCCTGACGAGAGGGTCGGAGAGTGACCGGGGCCATGGGGTCAGGGTGGCCTCCCTAAGGAGGCATTTTCTTTCTGGCCCATAGCTGGCGGACAGGAGGCGGGAGCAGCAGGACACGGCACGGGCCCTGTGGTTCTGGGCCTTCTCACTACAGGCGAAGGTAATGGGCTCCCCGTCCCAGGAGAGGACCATGCCCCAGTGGAGGGAGCCTGAGGAGGAGGGCTGGgcctcacctcctcctctccctggagGTGTGGACTGCGTGGCTGGGCTTCGTGCTGGAGATGAGGAGAAAGAAGGCGCGGCAGGAGCGGGCAGTGCAGGCCTACCACCAGCAGCTCCTCCGGGAGGGCGTTGCACGCCTCCTGTGCTTTGCAGCGGGCATGAAGGCCTTCCGGCAGCAGCTGCATGCCCAGCAGCAGGTGCAGGTGGGCCGGGGTCCCCTACCCCTCTGTGGGGAGCGGGTAGGCACAGCACGACCTGACCAGAGGCTGGTTGCAGGCGGCCCACAGTCTCCACCGTGTGGTCCGTCGCTGTGCCACGGTCTGGAAGCAGAAGGCGCTGGGCCTGGGCAGGGAGCCTCAGCCCCCCACGTCCACTGTGCACAGCAGGAGAGTGACGTTTGAGGGTCCCCTTCCCAGCCACCTTGCTGCTGGGGCTGGCGATGCCTCCCTGGAGACCAAGAGGACAACAGCTCCTCGTGGGCTTCGGGGAGCTCTGGACAGCCTGGCGTCGGCCGCTGGGGACACCCAACTCCTGGAGCTGTGAGTAGCACGTCCCTCACCACTTCCTCCTCGCTTCCACCTGGGGCAAAGCTTGGACAGTACAGGAATGACACCGGGCCCCGAGGGTCATGGCCGAGCCACTCGGAACCCTCTGTACAGGATCCTGCGCCCCCGTTCTTCGGCCCTAACCAAAAGGACCACAGCCTCTGTTCCTCCCAAGCGTGGGAGAGAATGTACGGTTCCTTAGCAAAGGAACGGGCCGTTGGGCAGCCCACCTCCCGCCCCAGACCTGGTAGTCTCCCCACGTCTCCCGTGACAGCCAGGAAACAGGTACCCTCTTGGAAACCCCACTTTTttgtgacctggcccagccccatccccatccccacatGCTGTGCTGCTGTAGCTGACAAGGGCCCCATCTCTGAGCCTGTTCCAGCCTGGTTGCCTGGGTCAAGTGAGACAGCGTGGGTGGAGCACCCCTCGCCAGCAGGCTCACTGGAATTACTAGAAGTTCAGTAGGGCGCCTGGGGCGgagcctttccttctctcttcagtATCCCTGTAAGATGGAAGGGGTCGGACTGAATTACCCCGCCCCACAGAGGTCTCAGGCTCCGAGCAGCCCCTGGGCAGTCTGGAGGAACAGCCTGTGTTTCTTCCCAGTAATGCTGCCCGCTGGGCAAGAAAGCAACCGCGACGCCCAAGCTTCCTGCTGGAGCCCGTTGAGAGCCAGACGCCCCTGGGGTATGGCACCCTTGGGGGGCAGGGGTAGGTGGTGTGATTCTGGGGACTTTAGGGCTGGTGGCCCCCCTTCTGTCCTGCTCCTCGGGAGGGTACCACGCCTGACCAGCTCGTGTCTTCCCTCTGCTTAGGCCTGAGGCACCGTGGGAGCATGGCCTAGGCGAGGTCCAGCCAATAGGCCTTGCGCTGACAACACCCTTCCTGGCAAAGGCCCAGACAGCACTGGACCCAAGCAGCCCCCTGCCAAGCGCCCCTGGCCTGAAGCCGCCGCCCACAGCGAGTACAGGCCTGGAGCTGCTGCCCCCTTCTTCCTTCATGCTGCGTGGGGCGGAAGCACACACCTGGGTAAGTCCCCCTGGTTACCTGGGGTCCTGTTCTGTGGTCTGGTCTTCGTGCCAGTGCTCTTTTTTGTGCACTTGGTGCTATAGCCACAGGAGTACTCATTGCTTCAGGGGAAGATGCAGGGAGGCCTGTGCAGGGGCCAGTGTCCTAGGGGCACAGCAGGGAACAGCCCCTGAGGCCCATCCCTGCTCGTGACGCTTACATGGTGGTGGAGACAAAAGAAACCCCGGCACGCAGACGAATGAAGAGGCTGTGGATCATGGGGGGTCATACAGGGCCTGTTGATAAGTCTGGACTTCAAGAACAGGAAGTTGTGGAGGATGGTTGGTGGCTGTGCTCGGGTCCAGCAAAGGGTGCTGGCGGCCGGGACTGGGGGCGTGGCTGTGGATGTCGTGGGAGGCAGACTAGGTAGGGCTTGCTCTGATGAGTCTGataagagggaaagaaggaatcgCGGATGGCTCCTGGGTTTCCGGCCTGAAAAGCTCAGGGAGTGATGAGTTCTTTACTGTGAGAGGGAAGATGGAGGGTGGGAACCCAGCAGCTGAAGCATCACGAGTGTGTCTTGAACCTGTCAGATTTGAGGTTAACGCAATAGAGATTCAGCCTGGCCTTCAGGAACAAGGTCAGGGCTGGAGATCAAAGTTGACAAttcgttgggcttccctggtggcgcagtggttgagagtccgcctgccgatgcagagaacacgggttcgtgccccggtcctggaagatcccacatgccgcggagcggctgggcccgtgagccatggccgctgagcctgcgcgtcccgagcctgtgctccgcaacgggagaggccacaacagtgagaggcccgcgtaccgcaaaaaaaaaaaaaaaaaaaaaaaaaaagttgacgaTTCGCAGCACAGGTTGAAAGTAAAGAACCGATGGGGTCATGGGGAGGAGTGGGGCCAAGACTCTGGTGCCTGTGATGTAGGAGTCAAGGAGTTCGGGTAAGGAGGCGAGGAAGCACGAGTGTGCAGTGGGCTTGGGCCCCGCAAGGAGCTGGTGCCTGAAGAGCTGTGACCTAagtaggggtggggagagggtgggggatgggagagtGTCCATTCCCACCAGAGGACACTGTCaccaggaggggaggagggttgTAGCTGTGGTTGGACAAGAACAGTTGCCACTGAAATGCATGGTCATTGTAGGAGGGGGTGTGAAAGGTCAATAAGGCTGGAAACAGCTGCTTGGGTGGTCGTGGGCCTCTATTGGTGTCATGTGGTGAATGAAGGGGCAGGACCAGGTGAGCTGGCTGCGGCAGGTGCAGGTGTGGGGAGCCCCAGCTCCCAACCTTCCTCCCGCTTCCCTGCTCAGTGTTCATCCTTCCTTTACAGGCATCAGCCCGGCCGACGATACCTGGGCTTTTGTCCCAGGCCCCTTCATCCCTGGCCAGTGTCCCCAACCCCCGTCTGCTCCTTCCTGGGGACTTCACAGGCACCAGGCCTGGGCCTGGCTCTGACACTACAGGTGTGTACCTGGGGCCTGTCAGTACCTCAAGTGCTCAGGTCACTCCCGGCACCTGGAATCCCTGGGTTCAGCCTGGGCCCAGACAGGAGGATGGTCAAGATCAAGCTTATTATCCTATTGCCACTGGCCACATGGACCTGGAGGCCGAGCTTGAGGGCATCCAGCAGCAACTGCAGGACTACCAGACCACGAAGCAGAACCTCAGGTGAGACCCAGAAACCCGCCTGGCACCCATCCATGGGGAACAGGGGGAGCTGTCTGCCCAGTGATGGCCCCTGCATGCAGGCGGCACCTCTCCCCTTCTGTCCTGCTCAGGAAGGCCCAGGTTGGCCTTACCTTCAGGAAAAGCTGAGCAAAACTTTACACCCGTGTCTTGTGGAAGCTGGTGGTCTACCGGGCAAGTGTGACTGACATGGGATGATGCAGTGAGCCACCCTGCTTTGGGTCCACAGCCCACGTACCCCACGCCCAGGCCTGGGACCCTCAGTGTGAGCAGCAACCTCAATCAGAGGGAAGCGGGCAGGTCCCATGCGGCCAGCTCTGCACAGGGAAGGACAGAGGGCATTTCTGCCTGAGGGTGGAACAGGAGCCCTTCTCCCTCCACCCACACCAGAAGTGTGCTGGGCCTCTGCCTCGGGCCAAGCCAGGCAGCAGGTGCGTCACTCCCTCAGGTCCTGCCAACGGCAAGCAAGCAGCCTGCGGCAGTGGCTGGAGCTGAGCCAGGAGGAGCCCAGGCCAGAGGACCAGGAAGCGGAGCGGCAGGTTCAGGAAGAACTGCAGGAGGTGAGACCTTGGGCAGCCCCGGGACAGCTCCCAGGCGGGGCTTCCTCTCAGCCTGCCCCCTCAACCTCCCCAGGTGGAAGCGCAGATCCAGCAGCTGGCCTCCAAGTtgcaggcccagcgccagcccatCCGCACCTGTATCGCCCGCATCCATGCCCTGCGGCAGGCTCTGTGCTAGTCACCACCCCATGTCCAGGAACAGAATGCAAAACTGCAGTGAGTTTATTTCAAAATGTTGCAATTAAATGAATTACTGTTCAGAAGTCTCCCACTTTTCATACAAAAATACTGTGCTACTGATACAGTTGAAAAAGTTCAAATGGCTTCTCCTGCAGGAGAAATTCACAGCATCCCCAGGAAACATGAAATCTGGCCCTATCCCCACAATCAGTGGCTCCCTAAGGACTGTCTACCTGTTGCCTGGGCACAGGTTTTCTAGGCACTGAcattctcccctcctccacacaTCAAATACACCACCAAGGTTCCTCTGCCTCTAACATAAGCCCCTGATCAATAGCAGCAACTTTCTGTAGGTCTAGATACAGGGGACCCAAGCTCTCCCCTGGCCCCAGCTGGGCCACCACCAGCTAGCTGCCTGCCCCTTTTGCTTTGGACACCACTGAGGGGGTTTGGTAATGGGTCCTGCCTACTGGAAAGAGGACCTGCCAGCTCCGGGAGGTCACTCATCGGGGCCTGCAACGCACAGAGCCATTAGTGAGCACCCTCGGAAGTTGACGGCAGAGTCGGAGGTGATGCATTCAGCCACAAGTGCAGAGAGAGAAGACAGCTTTTCCCAACAAGCAGGGTGGGGCAAATTTGGGAGCAGTTGCCTtaagggccctggtctgggacccACAGTCAGTGCCAGGAGGCACCTCACCCCATGCAAGGGAGGCCAAAAAGCAGTGATAGGAGGAGCAGCAAGAATGTACTTTAACTACCACTTATCTTAAAACGGAAATCAGACCAACCGAATGCTCGGCCAGGAGATGTAGAGTCTCCAGTTTATACAACACGTTAGAAAATCTCCAAGAGGGAATCAATCGTCCCGGCCTGCACTTTCTCTTCAGGTGGGTAGGGGGAAGATGTAGGTCTAGGACACGAGGGGGGGCTCTGACAACCCTGTCCGCACCCTGGACAGCAGGGACAGGAGTCACCCAGGTCCTGCCTGGTCAGACCCGACGGTCCCCTCCCTAGATAGCCTCAGAGGTTCCCCCTGAAAAGACCCTCACATTTCTGTGGAAAAGACccctcagcagctgtggccaTGAAAGAGGCTCTAGAGAGAGCCCAGAGCCTCCCCGAATCGGATTTTCTGTCCCGCTTTCAGCTTGAAGTTGAAGTCCTTGGGGGCCTCGAAGATAAGCACAATGGTGGAGCCCAGGTTGAACTCGCCCAGGTGCTCGCCCTTGCGCATGGGGATGCCCTCCTTGTTCGTGTGCGTCACGAAGCTGAAGTCATTGTAGGAGCCCTTGCTGTACCGTGGGCTGTTTGTGTGCAGGTCCTGTGGGAGGTGGAGGCAGAGCACGTGGACCTTGAACACACTTGCTGCCGTCCCGAACCTGTCCCCCACCCTGCTCAGAAAGGGAGGTCCGGACAGCAGCTCAGGCCATGGACCAGGCCTAACCCGATAGCCCCTGACCAGCTGTGAACTGGAGGGAAATGGAGGATTCAGACCCAACTGTTCACTAGTATGCACGGTGCCACAACATCAGCACCCGGGGGGCTGAGGGGCAAACCGACAGCAAGAGGGGAAGCCCCACGGGCACTGGCACCCCTCACACTTGGCCTCCATCAGCATGCCCCACCCAAGCTCCCCTTGAGTTTCTGCAGAAGCAAAGTGCCAGGCAGGGAAGTTAATTCCCTCCCTCACCAGCCACCTCAAGATAGGAGTGGGTGGGGGATAAGCAGAGCAGAAGCTCAGGGCCCAGCCCCTCCTCGGGGCAGCTGCTCCGCACAGCCAGGCCTGGTGGGGGATGTGCCCTCCTAGAACTTACAGTCCCGATGGACCTGGCTGCACAGGAGACGGTGCAAGTGGCCTAGCCCTTGGGCTTCGGCAGGATCTGGGCTCTGCTTACCCGGTCAAAGTAGATGCGGATGGAGCCCACGTTGGTGGCCCCCACAGCCGTCAGTGAGAAGAAGCCGTGTTTCCAGTCACCAGTCAGGACTACCCGCTCATTGTGGCAGAAGAGCTCTTTGATCCAGCGGGCCATGCCGGGGTTCACGGACATCAGGGAGCCTGTGGGGACAGACACTGCCACTCCCTGCCCATCGGGAGGACAAGCCTCCCAGAGCCCAGTGTAGATGTCTACTCTGGGAGGGCCCAAGACCCACTGTACCCCCCAGCCTGCCCCTGCCACCCACGCCCAGCAGTCACCTCACAGCTTTGGAGCCTGCGTCCCCTGACAGCAAGAAGCTGAGGACCTCTCTGAGGCCCCCAGGGGCAGGTCCCACCCATGTGCTGGCCCAGGCCTACCTGGGAAGTGGCGCCGGTGGGAGACAGTCCAGTCAGTGGGGGAATGGAAGCAGTGGTAGTCCCCGGGGGCCAGGTAGATGACGCAGTGGTAGAGCTCGTTCCCTTCTCGGGTGACCAGCTGGCTCCTGAAGGAGCCAGAGGAGGTCGCTGTGGGGCAGACACAAGCCAGGCACTCAGACAAGCACTTGATGCTGCCCAACACGAAGCCTGCGTGCAGCCTGGACACTGGCTCCAGGAAGGCCTGAAGCTGCGGGCAGAGTAACTACTGGTCTACAGGCCTCCCTCCCAGacccactcccatccccaccctccaccctctgACATCCAGCGCAGCCACACCACAGCACAGCTGCCTGGCCGCCACCGGGCCAGGACCCACCTGGTGGGAAGGGCAGGTCCTCTGCGGGGATGCGAGGGCCCAGGAACGACTCCAGCGAGTAGGTGACCCCCTTCACCTGCTCTACCTCGCAGTTCTTCACCTGCCCGAAGTTGAGGATCTTCCCATCCG includes these proteins:
- the SFI1 gene encoding protein SFI1 homolog isoform X1, translating into MKNLLTEKCVASHWLNFHQKGIKGRMERKVDSRSSRDGAVKKPYSPKIMSKKKSSAFSGIWSEIPRARHPVQHHPSYAWTRRGQLRELRIRCVARKFLYLWIRMTFGRVFPSKARFYYEQRILQKVFEEWKEEWWLSRREWKLRVRADCHYRYYLYSLMFQTWKTYMHQQREMRNRYLRAEDHDAKQKMRQAWKSWLIYVVFRRTKLRMQTTALEFRQRSILWVWWSTWRRQLGQVHLGRALHASAVKHRARSLQLQAWSRWQEQLLHVWRERRKMVSAVKHHQHWQQWRALRAWLEYLQVRREKRQRRETAEGFHCISVLQTHFCDWRWAWKRRESLYVHHERVEGLARKVVLRRAFIHWKHYMLLCAEAAMRRKVAEEHHRRGLLHFCFRALKDNVARAHLQRIRRNLAHQQHDVTLLHRFWNLWQSQIEQREESEQLPFLCAAWDHYRITLLRKCFKLWLQYTQKRRSQQLLQARADSHFQRRALPGAFQAWRRLWQWHQQERVLYARAARFHRVMLEKQLFALWCQKISQHREHRLAERMAILHAERQFLQRSWSTWCQQAAAHRLEWQRQAVACAHHRLRWLRKAFCVWRESARGLRTERTGRARAARFHAAQLLCWAWSRWREVYQSRVRSVLQEVAARESQHERRLLRGALRRWRENAVAQADEAKKASRAAAHYRRTLCSKVLIAWREAVSVQIYYRQQEGQAVRDAQVALNRGCLRTWFRRWRDRSRSAAQQRIQMERVAQHYRRQLLLQAMAQWKVHHLSCIRKRLLQRQAAQLLAQTLSRTCFHQWRQQLADRRREQQDTARALWFWAFSLQAKVWTAWLGFVLEMRRKKARQERAVQAYHQQLLREGVARLLCFAAGMKAFRQQLHAQQQVQAAHSLHRVVRRCATVWKQKALGLGREPQPPTSTVHSRRVTFEGPLPSHLAAGAGDASLETKRTTAPRGLRGALDSLASAAGDTQLLELNAARWARKQPRRPSFLLEPVESQTPLGYGTLGGQGPEAPWEHGLGEVQPIGLALTTPFLAKAQTALDPSSPLPSAPGLKPPPTASTGLELLPPSSFMLRGAEAHTWASARPTIPGLLSQAPSSLASVPNPRLLLPGDFTGTRPGPGSDTTGVYLGPVSTSSAQVTPGTWNPWVQPGPRQEDGQDQAYYPIATGHMDLEAELEGIQQQLQDYQTTKQNLRSCQRQASSLRQWLELSQEEPRPEDQEAERQVQEELQEVEAQIQQLASKLQAQRQPIRTCIARIHALRQALC